A DNA window from Coffea arabica cultivar ET-39 chromosome 6c, Coffea Arabica ET-39 HiFi, whole genome shotgun sequence contains the following coding sequences:
- the LOC113692129 gene encoding stromal cell-derived factor 2-like protein isoform X1 gives MAISFFGLAIFLFLTFDSDFTSSPVSVASEGVQITYGSMIKLMHERTKFRLHSHDVSYGSGSGQQSVTSFPNVDDSNSYWIVRPVSDTNAQQGDTIKGGTIIRLQHMRTRKWLHSHLLNIHNWFDNNVLPWFWISIL, from the exons ATGGCAATCTCGTTTTTCGGTCTcgccattttcctttttcttaccTTTGACTCCGATTTCACCTCTTCCCCCGTCTCTGTCGCTTCCGAAGGCGTCCAG ATTACTTATGGGTCAATGATCAAGTTGATGCATGAGAGAACAAAGTTTAGGCTACATTCACATGATGTATCATATGGCTCTGGTAGTGGGCAGCAGTCCGTCACTAGTTTTCCCAACGTTGATGACTCAAACAGCTATTGG ATTGTTAGACCTGTATCAGATACCAATGCCCAACAAGGGGATACAATCAAAGGTGGTACCATCATCAGGCTGCAACACATGAGGACCAGAAAATGGTTACATAGCCACTTGCTAAAT ATTCATAACTGGTTCGACAATAATGTACTTCCTTGGTTTTGGATAAGCATTCTG TAG
- the LOC113692129 gene encoding stromal cell-derived factor 2-like protein isoform X2, translating to MAISFFGLAIFLFLTFDSDFTSSPVSVASEGVQITYGSMIKLMHERTKFRLHSHDVSYGSGSGQQSVTSFPNVDDSNSYWIVRPVSDTNAQQGDTIKGGTIIRLQHMRTRKWLHSHLLN from the exons ATGGCAATCTCGTTTTTCGGTCTcgccattttcctttttcttaccTTTGACTCCGATTTCACCTCTTCCCCCGTCTCTGTCGCTTCCGAAGGCGTCCAG ATTACTTATGGGTCAATGATCAAGTTGATGCATGAGAGAACAAAGTTTAGGCTACATTCACATGATGTATCATATGGCTCTGGTAGTGGGCAGCAGTCCGTCACTAGTTTTCCCAACGTTGATGACTCAAACAGCTATTGG ATTGTTAGACCTGTATCAGATACCAATGCCCAACAAGGGGATACAATCAAAGGTGGTACCATCATCAGGCTGCAACACATGAGGACCAGAAAATGGTTACATAGCCACTTGCTAAAT TAG